A region of the Acanthopagrus latus isolate v.2019 chromosome 18, fAcaLat1.1, whole genome shotgun sequence genome:
TGTTACTGTTTTCAAAGTCCCTGCCGATACAGGAGACAACACCAACAACCATCTCTGaggtaaaaaatgaaaatggcaacGTACCTGcaaaacaagctagcagctttTACCTTCTCATTTGTGGGGATTTAGCCATTTAATGCCAAGTCTTGCCTCCACACGTGTAAAGCAAGTTCTCCCCTCGACAttgtcttctcatctaactctcatcTAACAGTTGGCTCTTTTCAGCCTGAATCACAGCTacacagaagaacaaaaagTTGCCACATTAATTAAAACCGggaataggaaaaaaaacaaaacattggaAATCTGCCCCAGGATCCAGTCTGTAAAAGCACTAAATGACATCTAGGTTTTAACACTACAAATCTGCATTAACACTTCATCCTCAGCTGTAATGTTTTTGTACTTCCTCATCTGTCACCTGACTCTTCCAGAGATCGCAAACTCAGTGAAAGCAGCGattgtattaaaatgtatttacctAAGTAACTGAATTTTGAAAACTACTGACAAGATTTGTGCATATTATAATGTGAAACCACTCTGAATCTAATTGAACAAGCAGTAGATTTAGCCACTGGTGGTGGTCTGTAAACCAGTCTGTGTTTGGACAAGCAGGGTAACTCCATATTGTTTTCCTGTATGACactatgttttctgttttctcccttATGTGAAGAATCTGGTCTGtagacaggtttttttttttttctctgtttctgttttaagaGAGATGTTACGCTGTTTTTCTCATACGTTTTGGGGggatattgtatttatttatttcatgtacaACGCCATTTTCTATCTACAACTTTTGTGTTCAAGAAGCAGAAGTCAGCAtggtggttttcttttttttgaataaacGGCATTTTTGAACATCCTCTCCTTTGAATGACTACAAATGCATTTGCTCTGCTGCTAAAAATGGATTTGATCAGATCACAGAGTCAAAACATCTTAACATGTCAGGTGGAATGCAGGGGAAgatttttgaattttgaagGGAAGTCAACTTGATTTTCACCAAATTTTCTCATCATGGAATTTTAACTACATTACTTTGATAATAACAATACTTACAtttcatgaaacatgaaacatttgtgCTTTCCTTTAATCCGGTACCCCTCTTTAGATAGCATAGCATATTAACATCTTATATAATGGGATGACTTGAAATACTCATTTTGAGTACAGTATAAATATACAAGTTGTCACATCTGTAAGGTGCCTTAAAAGCTTAAAAACTCCCATTGAAAAGTGCTTAAATTTGATGGAAGAAGGTGTACGAACCTAGCAGGAAATTTGATTTCCAACATGTCTTAATTAATAGGTGTAATTTGGGTGGAGAACTACCTTTATGTAAACAACAACTAAATGTACTtcatacagaaataaaacagcaaaacatatgcaaatatacagtataaaaagTAATATACCAAGGAGACTGAGAGGAGCACCTGTGTTTTGTCGCCCTCTGCTGGCTTAAATATAACAGTCCATGAAACAGCAGCATGCAAAGTTGAACACTGTCAACACCTCtatgaaaagagagaggaaaaagattcaagtgagaaaatgtctcatttaTAGACATACTTGGCACAAACAAGTCCCAACTCCACTCTAATGAGagcatttaaaactgaaagctgtATGCTCTTATCACCCAAACTTTTAACTGGTTTAACATCActtttgtaatgtgtttctgttatcaagctagaaaacaaaaagtccCTGGGATGCTACTGTGCGCCATCCCAATACTGAATACATAGTTAAACTCaaatgatgataaagaaaagtCTGGGATACATTATGATCTTTAAAGgaatacattattaatgaaatTCCCAAAATGCACAGAGTTATCTCCACTTAAGGCTGCACAATCTTCTGCAAAATCTGCATCCAGATCTGGATCTGCAttacaacacacagacagacagcaatggaggaagtattcagcTAATTAGTATTAAAAGAGAAAGTAACCCTAACTAACTATCTAACCCTACTCTAGGCAGTAAAATATTTCCTGCGACTGTTTACTTCTTCTGTGTATTACATCAGTAGATCATTATGACCCATACATAAGCATGATGTTACCATTGTAGCTGGTTGTCATGGATCTCATTTTGAATATGACTGtgactgattattattattattttttcccccttctggATGAATTTGCTGATTGTTTCCACCACTGAATAATTGTTTATGGCTCCTTTATGCTGCAAATGGTGAGAAAAGCCATCACAATTACCCACAATTGTCCATCCAACAGttcaaaactcaaaataatggaaatattCTGCACATTCAAATTACTGGAACCCAATACTGACACAAACAATACAAGCTGTTAAATGTCAGAGGTACTTTTCCTCTATAAAACATGTCGTGCTGATCTATCCTATGACAGAACTGACCTGAGGCTACTGCTTTTTGAGGTGCTTCACCTGCCTGACACAACATGCCTGACTCTCTGCAGCCCTCTCCTGCAGGATCCACAGCCTCTGGGCATAGAAACTACATTTGCATATAACATAAGATCAAACCTTCAATTTGTGCATAAAGACAAGTGGCAGTGTTTCTATTTGTTCAAGCAGCgagccaaacaaaacacatcaggcctttacacacacacacacacacacacacacacacacacacacacagatcagcagACCTCCATGTTATGACGACGCTCAGATTAATGCTTAAACTTGCCCTCTGACGGCGCGTCTTCTTTAAGACACTCACACTTCACACGCAGGAGAGTTAAACACCATTCCATCTGACCGTATGGGACACACCTGCCGAGCCCTGAGGATCATGGGAAGGTGGAAGAATCTTTAGATTGAGGAGAGAAGTTCAGACTCAGACGAGCATGAGGAGGTTTTTCAGAGCTCACCGGGACGAGGACTACAGTCAGATCCAGTATCTGACGGCCAAGTGCACCCGGCTGGCTCATGATAAAGGTAAGACGAGTAGGTCGGGACTCTGAACTCTGAGGGGAAGAGTTACACATTTACACTGTAGTGGAGGTTACTGGTTCAGACTGGTGTGACCTGCCATTATGCCTCTCTTATTGTTTCTGTCTCGAATTCACAATCATATTTTATGAATGTTGCCTTAAGAAAAAAGTTACAACGTCCCAGATTATATGACAAACTGTACACAAGTATTGTAATTTAATGTAACGTATAATCCAGGACACACAGTATGTAGAATCTTAAAGTtcacatttcctgctttttgtATGTGTTGATACTTCATGTAGTATGATAagcttttctttatcatctgTGAATCTTTagcatgttgttgtttaagTGGATGATATATATTTACTTGGTTCAAACATGAGTTGAAAGTGAAATTGTGCCGTGTAGACGGTAGACATGTGCTCCTCTGGTTGGATTTATTGCCTTGATGGTGTCGGGTTAATGAggaagaaacaacatttaacagAGTTATCTGATGAAAACTGTTAGAATACACCACAGTGACGTCACAAAATATATCGCAGCTTCGAAGTAGAGAGTAAGAAATTATTATtaacacttttacttttaaacaactttcccattttttttaccaattgattttacatttctttaatattGTGTGTATTAGGGGTCGACCAATTATCAGCCCTggccgatattcagcatttttttgatCGTTATCAGTGATTTCcgataaaataaactaatttaaacttgtgctactttggctctggtgcaacatcctctcacacagcGTCCCGCCAAGAACACAATCTGATTCGGTAACATGTGACAATTAATAacctataaacactgaatcatTTCAATCTGCAGATAAACTAGtaattaaatgtatcaaataaatgtagcggagaggaagaataaagtagcagaaaatcaATGTAaggtacctcaaaattgtactagagtaaaatacataaagggacagtccaccctaaaattatgaaaacatacagtgctATTTCCCTGTCTAGATTAATGTGCTGTGAGCTGCTGGATTTTGGAGACATCTCTGTTGCCAATATCACCAAAGCAATAAATCTGTATGGATAAATAGCACCAGCggtaaaaggaaaaagatgtcactgtccctttaaataacCACACTCCAATTATGGACTACACCAACAATAGacatatttgtaatttaaaCTGTCAGTTCTGTTtgccaaaagtttttttttgttaaggaGCAAACTGTAGTTAAGATAAGAgcaagaagagaggaggacacagaaagagacaacatgaaaacataaagaaatctGACCTTTAACATCCTCTGCTCATCCAAGAGAAATGTGAGTAAAAACTATATTAGAGACACTGAACTCCGTCATGACAGCAGTGTTGAGGTGACGTGGTGGGAATGAGAGGAACATTTTCGCCAGAAGTGTCAGCGGCTGATATACAACCCCGTACTTAAAGTGTTATGGTttcaaacattattttaaactgTGGGTAGTAAAAACACACTTCTTCATGTCCAAGTGGCACACAGTCAGCACATCTCCTGTTGTAATGAAACTCAGTCCAACTCTGACTCTGGTTCTGTTCTCTGCGGGCTGCAGCTGTGCTCGACAGGGAGTTCCTGGTGTCCAGAGACCGggagaggaagctgcagcatGATCTGGAGGCCGTGACCGCCCGACTCCATCACCAGGAGCAGCTGAACATGGAGCTCAGGATGAAGCAGGACGAGCTCATCAGCAGGATCCACCAGCAACAGGTCAACTGAGTTAGTAGAAGCCTGTCAGAGGTTTGAGCTGATCTGTAGGCAGAATAacatcaatatttatttatttatttattttgccaaaGCATGTTAGAACTCTTAAGCAGCTAttcataacctttttttttcttttttcttttaaccagCTAGTATCTAAGTTTGTGTGTCATCTGGTGCTAGAAATGTGAAAAGAGCTGCGTGCTTCTGCTGAATATAAGATTGCTGAGATTGAACCAGACGGTAAATGTGCCATAAAGCCCAAAACTATTAGTTTAAAAAGGCTTAAACAgctccacagagctgcagatttaGCTGATAGCTTTCACCAAAACAACGCTCGCCTCTGTTTTAACCTCAAGCGTTGGTGTGGCAATTAGAGTCTTGTTTGGAAACACTTACATTGGAGgagtgattttttaaatttgtgtcaTTTCATCTTGTAGTGTTTAACCTCATTACAATCCCATCATTTAAGTCCACGTGGCCGTGACCATACCAGAGGGCCACCTACGCTGCAATTACTGAAATTACACTGGAATTAGGCTACCAGTAAGTGCCAGTGTTAACATACTGTAAATAGGGAGGTTTTGGCAGTGGTTACCAACTTCAAGGGTTTTTGGCTTGAGTTTGACTGAAGCAagattttattcttttctcaCATTGCGGTTTAGGAAAGTAAACTACTTGGTAATGTTTAACAAAGATTGGATGTTTGGTTAAAATAAGTACCATCAGTTAAGAAAgtactttgtatttttcattgaCAAAAACATTATGATATCAAGTTATGTAAAAATGGATCTTGACTTTATGAAGTTTAAATATCCcactgttgacttttggttaCACCCTGGTCATGTATATTAGCATCAGTCTCCTGCTGCTCTCGTCTGATTACTTCCTTTGCTGCTGTCATAATAActacggccactagaggtcactgtttaacaggaaatgtaaatataggTCATAATAAGTTGTGTGACCCATGTGGTCATTTTCCCGATGAGGATATAAGACAAGCAACAGTGTTAATTAAAACAGCATATCCTCATTGGCCATTTTCCCGATGAGGATATGCTGTTTGAATTAATACTGATGCTTGTTTAACATCCTCAATGATCTCACTCTACTTatggcatttgttttgttttgaatgagagacccctagtggtagaaatgagttttttttttttttacttaaatttTGTGTGGCAGAAATACATGTAGGTTGTAGATTTTTGTCCACCTTTTTGGATTACTTCAATATCATTAATACTGTACTCAAATTTAAAGGCTTGTTTGGGTATATCAACAATCTGATCTTTCACTTAACATACTTAAtttgctgcagagacacaaatgagCAGCTCATTTCGATGGTATTTAGTTAGAGAGATTTGGAGAGTGTGACTCACTCACTTTAACCACAAAGACTTGATGAAGCATCAGGTTAGGGCTTGTCACAGACTCTTTGACCTTCTGTATaggtgtgttttaatgtcaaGTGTGTAGTCTGCACAAGATGATAACACTAGGATCAGGACAGCTGCAGTGAGCTCTTTAAGGGTCAGGAACTATAGAGTAATATAAGATCAAATGGTAAATATGTGCCTTTATGGAAGCATCTGtataagaaagaaaataagcatgaaatatgaaaaaaagcacaataaaagcCATGAATtagatttgtgtgtgtaaaagcatTCTTCTAAAAAGACTCTCAGTATCTGCATGCTTCCTCCctgcaggagctggtggagctgctgcagcagcgtgTGGTCCTCCTGGTGGAGGAGAGTGCCCGGGACGGGGAGCTGCTGCGGCAGgtcagcacagagctgctatGTCTGCAGAGCTCCGAGGAGAAGCTGGAGGGCCTCGTGCAGGAGCTGCATGCTGAGGCCCATCACAGAGCTGTGGTGGCAGAGAGGCTTCAGGCAGAGCTGCACGATGAAGTCCAGTGCAGAGCGGAGCTGACAAAGAGGCTGCATGCAGAGCTCCACAGGTAAGAGAGAGAATGACCGACAACAGAAGGGTTGTAAATCTCACTATGTGTTAAGCATCATTACCACCAGGCCACCATATTCACAAAGGAGGTTATTTTTGATAGTTGCAAACAAAATCtctatatttaattttttgtatatatatcttataataatctataataataatcTTATAAATACAAATGAGATCTTCTGGAAAAATTATGTTTCacaactttttatttaaaagtgtaGCACAACCAGCCTCAGCTGTCAGACGAGGACATGTTACATGAATACATGTGTTAAAGTGTCACACTCTTGATTTTCTGAACcgtgttgaaatgtttttattgacatgttgaacaaaaagtaaaaatgaacaCTGACACAGATAAGTCTGCAGACAAAGAACATAAACATTCAGAGTGATTAAAAAACCTGTTGGATTACCACCTCCGGCAAACTGAAGCCAAGTGAAGCCGGCACCGCAGagaagaacaaaatgttttgtttcagtctcaagactgaataaatacatcaaGTTCAGAATTGTGATCTG
Encoded here:
- the LOC119008089 gene encoding shootin-1, producing MRRFFRAHRDEDYSQIQYLTAKCTRLAHDKAVLDREFLVSRDRERKLQHDLEAVTARLHHQEQLNMELRMKQDELISRIHQQQELVELLQQRVVLLVEESARDGELLRQVSTELLCLQSSEEKLEGLVQELHAEAHHRAVVAERLQAELHDEVQCRAELTKRLHAELHSKTAELQKLRDKNKMLTEELKEIRSAHQKEVRELQQENEGSLGKLQETAEQFEWLCQQQRSWMCCVKRFKHCLVEEREALLRQVSTLEKEAEKLKKRLNNDSPSQGVLCPLQETNCCDRITSWDADAEVDLKSQVEKSNTLYEALFNEAGSPIIRYQKPP